The DNA window GTAAACGTGTGCCAACATCTTCAAACTCTACTAATCTAATTAATGGCATGAACCTCATTGTTCATTATTGATAACACATTGTCTACCACAGGCCTAGGCCCTATTTGAATAGTGCTTCTTTAAAGTGTAATTAGATCATCAAcgcaatgtaattttttattagattatatTAGGTTAACATAATGATTGCCTGCAAGCTTCAATACAACAATAttctaatttttaacataatatgtattttgtagTTGTAGTTGGATTGCTTCTACTTTTCTATTTGCTTTATAACCGCACTACTGTTTTGTGCAAATGTTTAAAGACTGTACGCAAAATAGACAACGTGACCGGCGCTGCGTTTTCCATCAAATTTgcttgtacattttttttctcataaaaGACAATCGTTAAACCACGTCTACCAATTTTCTGAACGAGCTGCGTGTTTCAGATTTCGTAAAGTAATCTAAAATGCTCtatgttttagtaataaatataatttaaggaGATCAGAatgcatatatatttatatattatatacagttCGCTATGGTCCTCAAATCAACGGTGTCGTAAAGCCGGTGAACAAAAGTAAAAGCGATGTAGCAATCTAGAATGTTATACAATTACTGAGGAAACAGAGCTATGTAACTtagtttttcttataaattcaACACTTAGTTACTCAATTCAGCCAGTCGCAGTAacagattaatattttatttcatttataatctgCTCGTTTCACAAAAGAGTTAGTTTTGGTTAACGAGTTCTTTTTGGTCCCTGAGTTtagttaaatgttattattttatctggtGTGATTTCAAAACCTATTGTATAAACATGAAGGTATTTTCACAATGACGTAACGATTAGTTACAATCTTTTTTCATCAGCATTCTCAATAGTCGTGGTTCTCAAATGATAGaaggaaaaaacaaaagctaattaaagctaaaaaaaatgcaGTAGTAAGAATAAGAAGACCTTCATTTCAAGACAATATAGTCTTGTTAACAACTTTAGACCTGCCACGACTAAAAGGTCTGTTTAGCCTAAAGGTTAACGCGCACTCCTCAACCGTGCCGGGTGGACGAAGAGTTGACAAGTGCGCGTTACCTTAATCTTAATACCTATAAATAAGGCGTTTTACAAACCACTATTTTCCATTCTTGTCGTCGTTTCCGGTTAGGCTTATAAATATGCGAGTAATTGATATTATATACGTTGcctaaataactatataagTTCGCTATATTAAACGATAATCCTTTGTAGTTTTTGACTccgttatataatatttttaaactgtaatCTGATACTTGATGGTTtctaatgatttttatttcgttcgatcaaaaaaaacttttgtaacaTAATGAAACGTTTTTAAGTTGACTTGAGTTTTTTTCCATAGAATCTCAAGTTGtggaaacaaataattaaaaaagaagtaaaatgaCGCCCAAAACGTCAAATTTCAGATCCACGGTTCATTGAACAAATTCAATTTAGGTTACCTGCACTATGTAACAGTTCTCTAACGGTTCCGCGtagaatatttgttacaaagaaaaatataatttctgcCTCTATCTaggctaaaattaaaaaagcaaatacTTAGTTTATTCTTactacagttttatttttagtaaacagTTATATTTGAAAGTTGGTGAAATGATTGTAGAATTGTTAGTTTTAGGAATTCTGTGCAAGTttctttattcatttataGGAAACTTATATCTAGAAAATAACATGCAGTCGTGCATAATTGTCACTTGATACGATAactatagataaattaaaattatgtgagCATGTCTCAGTAGCCGTGATCGTCTAGTGGTTAGGACCCTACGTTGTGGCCGTAGTAACCCAGGTTCGAATCCTGGTCACGGCAATGTGAAAACATTGTCACGGTGAGGCTTcttttttatcgtttttaacatattttatccCGATTTAAAGTTTGACTGTAACCTAAGATCTTAAaccattaattattttattgcaatgtCAGTTAAGAATGatcaaatattgattttttatcttagtaatattataaatgctaatgtttagattgatggatggatgtttgtatgaaggtatctccatacaaacatccatccatctatcggctcaacggatcttgatgaaatttggcacagatgtagaatatagtctggaagaacacataggctacttattaagtttttttttatttccacgcggacggtgtcgcgggcgatagcttgtttttgatatttttacttatcttaAACCTTACTTTTCCAATATTTTCATACAGTTCTATTTAACtgcttgaaataaaattaacttcctATGTTTGTACATTAGCGTCATCTATCAACTGTACTTAGAATCAAATACgtaaagcgccatctattgtaaGATGTATAGActttcataattataaataattttgaagattttttacaaagtaaaattttatttcaatacattttttttaacttaacttacatttcattatatttcatttatgaaaatattccatttatgaaaatagttaatatttaattttttctttgattattttttaaatcctaatTTTGTGGAgcttatttctatataaacgGTTTCTTTTGATTTCACTatattggaattaaaaataagacatagaaatacaaaaaatccGTAATTAATctaacgtaaaaaataaacaactacCGCTTACATCCGTTTCCATCCAGTAAAAGTCCTCTCACAATCGGTCCTGCCGTTTCGGAAATTACCAGAACAAACGCGAACTTGCAGACTGACggacaacaattttaaaaattgttttttttttttctttattattaacgcaaatacatcatatGAACGAAATATGTCTTTTTACAGACACTTAAACTTACTGTCTTAATAATATTGCCACTTATCTCCATTGTATCATCGCAATGAGACacttacattaataaaacggTGTGTGACTGTACAGAACAAATTTGctcaaataaattacaataatgatTGATTGGAGTCATCAGTTAGCATACCGATAAGATCTGATGCACTTGCGTTTAGTCGACCATTAGCGTTGCGTGTCGCACCACGCTGCCAATCTACAAAACCAGGTCTATAATGTCAACTATTTTTAGAAGACATCAAAAAGAAGGacgttatcaattcgactgtacttttttctttaatacgcccgcgactacgtccgcgcggaattataacTAAGTagtaacatattaaactttcgaatttgtaatataaataagataagatTTGTGTATCATTGGCTAAAGGTTCACTGTTCCAGTTACAAAACATAGATACAAACTATACCATGTCAAAGGAAAGagtagaaatatattattattattttattagaaaagttagTTCTATACTTGTATTTTAGACaacatttaaagaataaaatctaGAAAGTACGATAGTTCTcctgtttatattatacactAGACAAGTAGCTATTCCACATAGCGCCGCCGTCGCGAAATTTATTGCCGAAGTTTGTTCCTAACAAATAACGAGGAAACTTACAAACATAACAATGTACAATGAGACCTTTCCTTTTCCAGTTTGCACctaaatatagattaaaaagctaataaaaaaataagtgtcAACGttaattatcacaaatatGTCACTAGTATTCAAGGAAACTCTCTAAAATAAATCCATCCACTGAGCTTTTTAAGTTAGTGAACTTAAACTGGAATCAAATAGTTAAAGCTTCAAATTCTAGCTAAGATCATAATatcaaaagttattattaaatatctgtatttgtacaaaatactcttcttgattatttttagccaaaaattttaactaaacttGTAGGTTACTTTCATATATCTCGTAAATATATGCGacagtaaattttttatgactAGTCATAAATATAGGTCAGGACAGGTCTAAAGCTTTACTTCAGATCGAATATTCATATGTCATAATATGTGGCACTTGATGATATTTAGTGCCGTACACCGACCGTTTGAAGCGGtgatatctaaaaaaaactacgtgGATACAAATCAAATCGTTATCGGCAAAAGAATGACCAAAAGTTACGCTATTTAACTTGACTTTACTGTTTAAAGCTGGTTAAAAATATGCTCTTTTACGATTTATATCTCTAAGATTTCTGaaacttttgttaaaattataaaacaatctattaagaataaattcgtactgaaaaataaaaataaactaatgttatatttcaatgtataactaataacaaatttaaaactgcaacatgtatgaaatatatttagccGTTATATGCGCGACCGCTCTCTGCACGACACGTAGGTATTATGTTTTCACTTTAGAAACAAGCATAATGAATTCGCAAACGAATTGAATCTAAACGAACGTCGACACCGCACAGCGCTCCAATTCGTAGAACGTATGCGGAAATTTTAGAACTGAATATGACTTtaagtaaatgtatttatttactagagATCCACCTTCGTACAGTTAAAATGAAGGTAGGTAATAATCGAGTTAAAAAGTGTCCTactcgtatattttaaatcaaaacaaaatacttgTCATATCTACCGTATTGTCTTCTATAGAgattaataactaattaacaTTAGGTAagagtatataataatttaataagcaaAATTCACATATTACAACATCGAAAAAATGTCGACATTACCAAAAGCGAGAGATAGACACGGGTTCGCCCTTAAAAATGATCCGGGCTGAGAGCTCGTGTACTCAGAAGTGTCGTAAATGTGTGTATTACGGCCGACATGACGGGAATAGTGGGTAAATGTATTCAGGAGCgaaaggtaaataaattttctaagtaCTTTTCACGCTCGTCTCGGGTGACGAAActggttataaaaattataattttttgttatatatactCTATCTATACTAATGTATGaattttgcataatattttatcacacCTTTTCTTATTCtctacaatttgtttttatgaaatctgaattttttatattattaacttaatattactaagaaaaCAATTTCGCGATTCTTGCTTAAGTTTCTCGAAAAATTAAACGAAGCAGCAAACTAACTCAAATGATCTTCAAGTCTACCAGTTATCATAGAACATTTTCCCAGAAACTAAAAATCCATATTTATAGGTTTGAAACAGAGCTCGTCAGattgttgtattttgaaataaattattggagcgcgctttttatttgattatctTTGATTTCAATCAACTATATATGGGATATATGATTCGTTGCACGCTAGGAGAAAATCTTGTAAAATGCAGCAGCAATCAGGCGCAATACATATCAAAAATTCAAAGGATCtctgatttttatttgattaggATGACAGCGTTTCATTATAGATatattgaagttatttttcatattttgttttaatcagaattgtaaaaatattttggttaCTACAAATTAGTGCTGTTTATTCGTAGAATTATCGATATTTAGAAACATATCTTTGTTATGAAGCGATGAGACACAGAGCGTCGGTTGCTTAGAGGTTAActtttgacttgcaatctgcaggtcctgggtttgatCCCCCCAatttaccaatgtgttttttcgatatacctacatatgtacattcatccgaagttcttacggagaagaaaaacatcgtgatgcaaccttcACATATATGTGACGTCACGTTTTCATAAAGGTTgtcgaaattaatattcacaagtaaattaaattaaaaaagaactaaCTACTGCAATTTAGCATAAGGAATGCGAGCAAAAAAGAGTACGGACCAAGAGTCTTTAGATgtcatttttttctaatgaaaAAAGAACCAACAAAGATATAtcacaaacatatttattagcaCTTTAGGAACgatatttttgatgttttaatagacatttaaatttttgcttATATTTTAGTCATCTCCTCCTGTCATCACTTCCATGAattctgaaaataattaaaattcagaGTCAATAATCATAAAGGTCTAATCCTAACTTTACGTATAACAAAtgcataataataaagtattaatagtaattaacgaaaattttacgcaaatccatttatgtaaaaaagtgACGATTTACAATGTTCAAcgtgttattaataaacaaccAATGTTGGAATTATCAAAAATCCGAATGAATGAAACAAATGCTAAACTCAACTAAGCTAAGCTAAATTGTTAAATCAGAAgacatgtaataaaataatttcaggaGTACTTgcccttttttattatttaagtagcTATTGCCTGTAGCTTAGgattttattagttaattcaattgcaaataaacCTACCATCAAAGTCAACTGTGCCAGAACCATCGGAATCAATTTCTTCAATCATCATATCCAATTCTTCTGCGCTGATTTTATCATCTAATTCTCTTAGGATTTCTCGTAATACTGTAGTTGTGATGTATCCGTTACCTGAAAGATCATAAGCAAACCTAAGATTTTTATCATTTGGGCCTATCTTTAGTTGATTTTACtttcgttaaaaaaattacttcacTTAGCACAAAGTCATTCaatgattatattatttttgtaataattctaCCTTGTTTATTAGCATGGTTACTacttaaactattattaataagcTATTCCTCTAAGTACGATAATTTTAGCTCCAACGAAGTCGTAGTATCTTTGAAATTTTCAATGTCAAGAAACTAAACATTGAACTAAAACAACTCgttaacaatgaaaataaaagctttCATAAACAGAGGCACTTAAAgcttttatatcaatttagtGATTGCAAGAAGTTTTAAGTGAAAATAACGAGCAATTCATGAAAGTAATGGTTTATGTGTATTGTGATAAATCTATGATTTGTAATAGTTTATGTTCGGAATTCTCAAATTCCGTTGTATTTAAATAGTCCGTATCATATTTAACAAAGTCTAGGTATTAGTTTGcatgtaatattttgaatgCTGTTGGCACAGATTCTTCTTTTGTAGTAAAATACCTTAAATACCTTCTTTATCATATAAACGGAATGCTTCTTTTAATTCCTGTTGCATTGCCTCCGCGTCTTCTTCCACCATGAACCGTGATGCTAATGTTACAAACTCTTCAAACTCTAATTCACCGGAACCTGAAATTTAAGTTTCAAATTACAttgttaattacttaatttgcAAACCGTTATCTGCCtacaaatagtttttttaattcttaattggCCGTAGTCTCAAATATATCCGATTTCTATTGGCGCAAAGTCGCGCTACTAATCACTAAGTAAAATTATCACTTACCATCGACATCCACCTCGGTAATGATTTCTTGAAGACTTTCGTCGGACACCTGGTGCCCCAGCATGCCGAGGATTGTGCCAACCATGACAGTACCGATACAACCTTTCTTCTCCTGGTCGAATGCTTCGAAAGCTTTCTTCAAAACTATTAACATATATGAAAGAAAGCTTTATTTGCTGTGAAGCTAATATTATGAGTAGAAATCTCTCTTCCAGCATTTCAACTTGTTTTAAcggtttttattatatatatggaATATATCCAAAACTCCAAGATCTTGTTGTATTTCTTAATTCCATCGAAACAGTTCTCTAAACtcaaacttaaaaacaaaacctttatatatatagaactaaaatattaatatgaattgAAGATCTGCTCgcttatttaatgtaaataaataataagtactcACTGTTGATTTGTTCTTTGTCAAGGTCCTCCTGAAAGAGATATTAGGTACACTTTATAAAACCTTACAagataaactattttaaacttGAGTTTTTCGTATTCTTTATCAGAGGATAACGTAGTAGACTTTGtgacaaattgtttaaatcagattttttactataaaagtgcgttaattaaattaacccCGTAATATAGTCAATTTTATCAAAACCATAATCAAAACAATATCTTACCATGGCAGAGATATGAAAATCCAAAAAGTATGTAGAATTATTATATAGCTTATGGAATGAAAAACttctgatttattttcttgaaCGCGGTGAATTTTCAGTGTCAGTGGATGTGGCGTCTCATTTTCACTGAACGAACTAAACAACTAGCCGCGAGCGTGCGCCTGACACAAAGCTTGGCTCGCCTCCGCTTGGGGACAGATTTTTCCAAGCCGTTTCAAACTACACAATCGCCTTGGCGTCTACATCTCTTCTTTTACATGtcacatattaattatttacacacGGCCATCGAATCGGAGTGATATGAACAACCAGAGTAGTATTAATTCTTGTTTTATGTTCGCTGtcattaatttattgcaaacagattaattatacatttagtaTTGGATGCATGCCATAGTTTGAAGCAAAAAATCCTAATTGATTCGCTAATAAGTTAACGGACCGGAACCGACTAAAAGTTTTGTCTAACTATATTTTTGGGATACATTTGGTTTTACTGCGAGTCAATATTACGTTTAtacaagatggcaaacgagcaagccgctacttgaattcgccgaaatggcgaagcgaccgctaaCAATAtatatccgcaattgcagatgcgttgtcaaacgtcatataattttgataaagtttGTAACTTTAAACAAATGTTAACCAACATATTGGGTAGGAAATTCTGATTTTCTATATGTATCTATCCCAATTCAATTTAGAAGAAGGTGAGGGGCACAGTATTGCTCAAATCTGATCATCTATTCGAAACACGCCATCTGTGGTCCGCTTTTGAGCTAACAAAGTTTGTACTCAATTAATATTCAAGGATCAAGCTACTTAAGGGCGCTTTAAGTCGCTTAATGTTCTAATCGATACGACTTAAAGGTCACTACATTCAGCTCGATAAGTCACGTTTTGacagataattaaatttgcgCGTAACTAGAGCGAATGTTTTACCCTAGGGTACAAATTCGAATGTCATATTGACTTGTTAATGCTCGCTTTGCTGACAGATTACTTAGCTTCTGATTCGTGGTCcagatttaaatattcaatattcaaacaaataacGTTGATTTTAGATAAAGATAGAAAGACCACGtggaaattatgttttaatgcaATACGTGCctaaattttaaatccattCGTTCTAATTGTTATAACAaaagtagataaaaaataaactagtaAAAAAGTCTTGTACTTATCCTTCAATATCcaggaatatattttaacaagcaGCTATAATATGAACagtagtattttataaagagcAATCTGCAAAC is part of the Papilio machaon chromosome 4, ilPapMach1.1, whole genome shotgun sequence genome and encodes:
- the LOC106720182 gene encoding troponin C, isoallergen Bla g 6.0101, coding for MVGTILGMLGHQVSDESLQEIITEVDVDGSGELEFEEFVTLASRFMVEEDAEAMQQELKEAFRLYDKEGNGYITTTVLREILRELDDKISAEELDMMIEEIDSDGSGTVDFDEFMEVMTGGDD